GCGCCCTCCGTGTACCGGTGCAATGAACCCCCCGGTTCAGTCTTTATTCTAGCCGATGTCCGCCGGGATGTTTCGGGTCCGCTGTGTGACGTCCTCCCTTCGGAGGCTCCTCCACGGGGGAGCCGCGAACCGAGACCCGGTCttggagcagctgcaggtttGCTCGGCCGAAGACCAGCTGTTCGATGTGGTGGGCAAGAACCGAGCCAAGCTCACGGTGAACCATGTCAGCAAGGCCGTCGGGATGCTGTGGcagtttcagaaaaaaaagcccgAACTGCTGCGGACTGTGGAGGTCATCAGGAGCCACCCGCAGTTCTTGACCCTCCGGGTTCTGGCGGAGAACAAAATTGCTCTTATGGATGATTGCATGTTGGTCGACACGCTGTACAGTTTCCTCAGGTATGTCACCGGGGAGACACACGTGCAGGGGTTCTGTTTTGATGTCCTGCCATGCTAAATTCTAAAGTGCTGTGTTATTATCCATCCTTTAGGTTGAATGTGGATCAACATGACTCCCTGATTCAGCAGTTGGTTTCAGAAGCATGGCTCAGAATAGACAGGTATGAACGCCTCACATCGTTTTGAGCCGATGGGATTTCGAGGGCTGCAACAATCATTTTCATTATGTTGAATGTTGtggttaatcttttttttcagtcgagcaagtgacgagtgaaagtTTATCAAAATAATGGGAAATTGCAAAAACGTTCTCCTTCCAACCAACATTTCTTAACCCAGATATGATGACATAAAATAGGGAAAAGCTTCCTGAGACCAGCAAAAGTTTGGCATTTTTACTTAATTAGTTACAAAATAGATGAAATGCTGTCAAAATTGTTTGGTTACATGTCTAATCCTTTCAGCGCTAATGAGATGATACACTAATGTGGATTTCTGCAGGTTGCCTCTGGCGTCGCTATCCAAGTTCTCCATCTGTTTAAGTGATCAGCACCTTCAACACAGTCCTCTAATGGGCCACGTCACCAGAATTGTGGCTCAGAGGTTGTCTTCCATCGATGATGCCAGGTTGGTCAGGATAATGTTCATATTCTAGAGAGGATCAAATAACAAATACTTAAAAACAAAGTCAAGTAGCTCATCTTGTGTATTGACTTGGTGGTCGACTTTCCCCAGGATCCTCACTCCACTGATGATTAGCGTGTCTTACCTGGCGTCCCCCCGGCTTCGGGACGCCCTCATCGGCCGGGCAGAGCATCTCCTGGAAACCATGGATCCCTTACATTACAACAACCCGCGGAGAGTGGTGCAATTCCTGCGCAACGTCAAGCACAGCCCCCGGCCTCTGCTGGAGAAGTGCAACGAGCTCATCTTGCGAAACCTTTCCAGACTGGACGTGGAAAACATCGGCGTTATGATGGGTTTGTATCAGTCCCTGCAGTTCAACAACTGCGACTTCAGGCTGGCTGTCAAGCAACGACTGACAGAGCTGATCGATTCAAGCACCGACCCTTTCTCCTTCACCAAGCTTTTTGTCAACCTGGCGCCGATGGCAAGTCAGGAGATCAGAGATGGGTTGGTATCCATAAGTGGAAATCTTTATCCGTTGACAGCGGCTCCTTGAGTTTTATATGTCTTATGCGGTTTTATTCCTTTCAGGCTGGAAAACACGGCCCTGCTGCTGGCGGACGAGCTCAGTGCACATCAGGCTCTGGTCATAGCTGAAGCTCTAGAAGAGACTCAGAGCAGGAATCTGAGCTTGATGAACAAGTGAGTTCACACCGTGGCCATATAACTTCTGAGCTCTGAGCTCAATATACTTAATATGTCTGTCAATATGaagttattgtgtgtgtgtgtgtgtgtatatatatatatataaataattaaatatattcaatatgaaGTTGttgtctatatatatgtatttttagcAGAAAATTCGTTAGAAATTTTTGTACAGCAAAGACAAAGCTGATCACATGATCTTCTCTGGCAAATCGCGTTTTGTGAAAGACGAATTCCCTTTTTCTGAGCTATGAGAGGATCCCACGCTCACGACGCGTTGAAAGTTAAGATTGATAAATATGTTGCAATTATTTCTAAATTATTTTCCAGAATTGCATCAGTGATCCAAAGAAATCTTCATCTCTACAAGCCAGTGGAGGTGGCCAGAATCACGCAAGCCCTTTTTCTGATGCAATACCAAAACCCTGAACTCTTCACTAAACTACGAAATATTTTGAACAAGTAAGTGTTTGTTTACGCCAAGGAGGAGATCCCGCTCCGCTCTCTGCTTGAACAAACTCGACCCGTTGCTCCCTCTCTCGCAGCTTTCTGCAGCGCAGCGTCTACCCCTACGAAGTGATCATTTTGACCCGCGTGATGTCCATGCTGCCCAACGCGCGCATCGACGAGGCCGTGGTCTCGCGGGTGGACGCCGTGGTGACCCAGTGCAATCTCAACGACCTCAACACCGTCGCTTGCGCCATTGCCAAGTGGGTGCGCAGCGATCCTTCCTACCGCCACAACACCCCCAGCCGGTACGTCCGCCTGCTGCAGACCCTGAACCGCTGTGGCCACGAGAGGCTGCGGGCGGCCGACCGGCTGGACCtggtgctggaggagctcaAGTACATCTCGGGAGAGTGGTTCGAGGAAATGCTGTTGGAGGAGACGATGGCCACGCTGGAGAGGATGACGGGCCAAATTAACTGCACCAATGTGCCCGAGTTGGCCGTCTTCTTAACCAGAATAAATCACCTGTGCCCTCCCCTGATGGAGCGCATAGCCAGCGTGGCCATCAAAGACATCGACAAGGTGCCCTGAGAGACCTCACGGTATGTTTGAAGTCCGCAGTAACACAACATATAAACGGCCCCCCTTTTCTGTGCACTTTTCAGATGCACCACTCAATGGTGTACGCCACGCTGCTCCCGTTCGCTGTAATGAATTATGATCCAGAACAAGCAGACGAGCTGTATGATGTTTGTATTCAGCGCTTCATTCCTCATATCAGTAAGTCaaccgtttgtttgttttttacgccttttttgtttgctttattaTTTCAAGCTCACACCACCACCTGTCTTTGCGTCCGCAGGCTCCTTTGACCCACATCGGCTCGTTCTCCTGGCGTACGCGCTGTCCGTGGCCGACTGTTTCCCAGAGGAAATGGCCAGAGAGATCTTCAGCATCGACTTTCTGCGGAAGCTGGACGCCCAATTAGAAAGTATGTCTCCACTTTGCTCGCGTTTTGGGATACGAATTGTTTTCTGTGCAGCGGCAGCGAAACATTCACCACAAGATGTGAGCACTTGGCGCCTCAACGGAGCCGACATGACCGCCGCCCGCTCCTCTTTACAGCGCTGCCCGATTCCCTCAACATGCGGACCAGGCTGTGCCTCATGGAGCTCAATCGCGCCGTCTGTCTCGAGTGCCCCGAGTTCCAGGTGCCGTGGTTCCACGAGCGCTACTGCCAGCGGCTGCAAAAGAAAGGTAAAAAGGGGCGACAACCAAAATTAGTTATCATTTATGTGGGTGTTCAAACATCTAAGCTGTGAAAAATGATTTTCACAGGGAACGGGCCGGTCGGTCCAGTGCAACAGCAAATCCACAAACTGCTCGGCGAAGTCCTCGGCGGCATCAACTGTGTCCGGGTAGCGGTCGTCACTCCATATTTTTACACTTTAGGTGAGTAATATTGGAAAATGTCTGCATTACTGATTTTATGTTTCATCACACCCTTTCTTTTGTATTCTGAAGCTCATATGAAACGCAGCCGCTGTATTTCGCTTCAAGTCAATTACGGGACAGTGAcgcgttttgtttttctctttttaattgaCAATCTCCATTTAATCAACGCCCTGGAAAAGCGAAACACACTGGACACCAGTGTCATGTGACCATGTTTCCCGTTGCAGACTTTGAGTGCACACTGGACAAACAGCTGCAGCCGCTGGCCTACAGCGAGCCCAGCACGCTGCAGATCTCAGACAGAGGACAGGTTCACTGGGGGAAGAGCTCAGTGGAGACCATCGGCGATGTGCTGCCACCTGGAGCTCAGCGGTAGGGATGCTGCGAACGCACACAGCGAATAATAAGCACGACGACCACTCGGAAGTTGAACATGTTTGACGTCCTGTCGCACAGAGTTGCTGTGGACTTTCTTGATTCAAAGTCCTTCTGCAAGAACACTCCACATATGAAAGGTGAAGCCCTGATGAGAAAAAGACACCTTGAAATTCTGGGATACCGCGTGGTTCAGGTGAGAGGACGTCATTTAAAATAGCATGTAGCTTTGTACATCTCTTACATTAAACGTCAACGCCGCTTTTTCAGATCCCTCACTTTGAATGGAACTCCATGGAGCTCTCAACACCAGATGCCTGGAAGGAATATCTAAAGAAGAATATATTTAAGGAGCTCTCTTCTTGAAGGCCTTATTTCTTGAACAATGGACGTAGTGTTGCAATCGACACTTTGACACACTTTTGACatctcatgtttgtgtgtgtgtgtatatctatatatatcaaGTGCTCCTTTTTAGTTACATGAATCTACCTCATTCATGTCAAGTAAGATTGTGAATTATGCGCTTCTGTATTGAAATTAGCATCTTATATAAAAGGATAAATGAATATCCAACATCAGAAGAGAATTGTCATTGTTGTTCGAACAACCTACATTTTAGGCAATTTATTACATTGAATCCAAATAATATGCTATATCTTGGTGAGCATTGTGGATTAAGTAACACATCTCTGGACTGTGCGAAGGTTTTGAACGTGAACGTTTTGACGAGACCTCATTTTACCCTTTACATGTGACTTTCTTTAGCTGTTATTCAAACTCATCCTTTAGTTGGTTTAATCAATTCTGCTCTCacttattttttacttttaaaccaAGTGTGATCTCAAAATGTTAATTATACTAGTCACAATTGTGCATAAGTGGCATAATGTTTCTTTGCTTAAATAATGTTCATATTCTACGAGCTGTtgcttgaaaaaagaaaaacataaaatagaAACCTGTATCAGATGATATACTGAAAAGACACACTACTAATGTAAACAATGAACATTCACAGATTCATAGACGTTACAGTATTAACACTTTTTAATGGGGGGGAAGTGATGTGACGAAAACAAACCCAATTAAAACCATGAAACCGTTCATTGAACCACTCACGGGGCATTCAAAGAGGACACGTGTTACCTTGAAATGTAAATCACAAGCCACTAAACAAGAGCATGTACATAATATTTGGCCTACGGCAGCAACGTCAGGGTGCCTTGTCTGTCCCCGGACCTTCGTCACAGTTTGGGCATTCTGGCCGCATTTAGACGCATGGAGACACACGAGGCACCGGCCGCGTAACGCATCTCTCTGATCAGGCCGGTCCACTGTTTCTTGTCATCTTCATACCTGGTGAGAAAGTTAAAACGTGTCATCACACACAAGTGAGAGCACGCTGACGTTATTAAAGACATAATGCAAACAAAGTCCACACATACTGCCAGATGTCGAGGACTTCGCTGGGTCCGCACTCTTTGTTCTCGTTCTCCACGATGGCGAAGCCGCCCAGAGTGAACAGCTGCCCTCCGCAGCTCACCAGGTTGACTGAGCTCCTCTCCTGGGGCATCTCAGTGAAGGGGGACCACCTACGACAAGGTCCACTTGGCTGTATTCACGCGACGTCTCAGAGTTTATTTGATAAAACTAGTAAAACAAGCTGTTATCTGTGATAAACATTTTTGTAACAGGCAGTAAATTTGAATGAATATTCGGACCATTTTGAACTTCTATTTGAAGTCTTGCAGTCACTCAGTATTGACgaataatattaacaatataTTTGACTAAAAGACATTTGATAAGTTGCATCTATTTCTAAACTGGGATTGGGAACAACCAGATGAGAATGCTAATAAGCAGCACATACTTGTTGGTTGCAAAGTCGTATGTTTCACATGTGGCTGTGAGGCCTTCCTCGTTGACTCCCCCGGCGACAACAATCTTCCCGTTGTGGATAACCGCCCCAAACATGGATCTGGGTGTTTTCATGGAGCCCACTTCCTTCCACTCTGATCTCTTGTGGTTGTATGCAAACATCTTATTGGTCGCTTTGCTTTACCGGGGAGAGAAACCGGATTCCAGAGGAGGGTTAAGGTAACGTGAAAACCATACTCTGGCTCAATCAAAACAAATTGGGCATTTTAAACCTTACTTGTCATCTGTTTTCCCTCCGATGCAGTAAACCAGCCCGTTCTCAGAGACCACGCAGTGGCCGTGAATGTTCAAGGGCAGCTTCTTTGTCTGCGTCCACTTCATTTTTCTAAATAGGGTGGACACACGGTACTCAATGAGACAAATCTACGGAGCGAGCACACGCAAAAGGCGCTTGGTGTACCGAACTTACTCGGTGTCATAGCACATAACGGTGTCATGAGACTCATTGGACTGTAAATCCTTTCCGGCCACGGCAAAGAGCAGATTTTCACATTCCcccacagcaaacaaacacctGGGGGAGGGCATGGGCGGCAGAGCCACCCATTCGGCAGCGAGGCTGTCAAACTGAAAAGACACATTGTAAGATGTAATTTGAATATATGTTGACGTTTCCACCACAACTGCAATGTAAACCGAAGCTTCATACCTGGTAGAAATAGCACTGCAACGGGTTTTCTTTGTCCTCTTCATCCACAAACAGTCCTCCCAACACGTACAGGATGTTCTTTTTCGAAACCACGCTGACGTGGTTTCGGGGGACCTGCTCCGCCATTGCGGCGAGAAAACACTCGTTCTCCTGGGTGTCATAAGCCACGCTGGCGGTGTCATTGATCATCAAAACCATGTCCTTGGCATACATGCCATATCTGCGCTGGTCATTCAAACAGCCGGGCaactttccctcctctccttcctcatcaTCTTCTCCCTTCTTCCCCTCAGGCAGCTTTCCCGCAAAGGCTTCCTTGATGACTTTGATTTTTTTGAGAAGCTCGGGATCAGCCTTGATGAGGTCAtccttctccaccttctccttgAAGTACTTCTCTGGGAGTAAACGGAAACGAATGCACTCGAAGGCCTCCTCCAAGGACTTCACGCGCTTCTCTTGGTCTTTTCGGATCCACCTCATGAGGGTCTCAAACaccacttcctctttctctACATTCAACGCATCGGCTCCAATGATGGCAAAGAGTTCCGGCGGAGAGAGCTGGAGGAAATCCTCGTCCTTGGCTATGGTCTCAAACCGATCTGCGATGTGATTTCGAGCTGCCATCGCCAGTCGGGCGCTGTTCAGCACCAGTCCCAGCCTGTAGATGGCAAGGCAGTTTTTGACCGACAGTCTCTTCTGGAGATAATTCACACAGACCGTGAACACTGACGGGATCTGCAAGCGGCTGGCGGCGGCCAGAATATCCTGCACGTTGTCTTCGTTGATGTCTATCTCCGCTGAGTACATGTAATTCACGATCGCCTCCATCACGTTGGGGTCCATGTTCTCCAGAACGACCTCCATTTGTTCCATTTCCTTGCCATCTGCTATGAAGTAGAGCTCCCGGAAATAAGGACTACAAGCTGCCAGGATGAGGCGATGACACGGGATGCTTCTGTCTCCAACCTTCAGGACGCTGTCAACTAACTTGTTCTCATTCAGGAGCTCTTTGAGTCCATCCTGCAGCAAAGTGCTCTGAAACAGTTGGAGATCTTCCCTCATGCTTTGGGGATCCATTCTTCAAGGACACGACGTGGATGGAGGTGTTTGCCGACAGACTGTCCTGGCCGACGAAGACAAAGAACTGCAGGCGGCCAGTTCCAATGCCACTTTAATATAACCGTGCCCCCTCTAAATATAGCCAGCGACCCCGTCCAGCAGGAATTCAAGTTGGCCGAATAGGAGAGCTCCCACAGCTGTCACAGAGTAAAAACAACTGTGGAGCCTTGTCACCTCGGTGATTTGTAACAACATTGTTGCACGCCCATGAGTCACCTGCGATCTTCCATATTCCATTGTCACTCGTCCATCTAATGAGGTAAAATCTATAACTTCAGAGGGACCCATCAAAACACGCCAGAATAATGACGGGACTGTTTGTTCCAGCTCCTCCTGTGTTCATGGATATGACTTTCCTCTGGAGACATCTACACGTGAAGTGAGTCACGATTCACTGATAGTTGTGACCGGTCCACTGCAGTGGTCAGTGCTTGTTGATGACGCATCCACAGGGGTGTTATCCAACAGGAAAACAGGGTCAGTGAACAGCTGTTACCACAGCAGGCGACAGTTTGTCCTGTTTTCAGAGTTTTCAAATACTTTAGGTGCTTATGTGCCGTTATGTATTTAACCCAGGATAATTTTGTTCTATGTTGTTGTAAGTAACTGTGTGTGAGCTGCAGTACGACCCTACTGCGTTTGTATTATTGAAAGCTTTACAAAAAAGGACTCttttaaaatctatttaaaTGGGTTTAttaattttaaaacatttttcacattctAACCATTACAAGAAACGGTTATATACAATTTTCTTAACAATAAAAATATTCTACATGTAAATATGAAATAGTATCATTACATTAACTGTACAACTTTTAACATGATCtaaattgaaatatatataacacTATTTCAGCCAATGACTTCCCAAAGTCCTTGAAGTGTGAAGCCTTCCTTCAGCTTCTCAACGGCGAGGCCCAGATCCTCAGAGAAAACCGGCTCCCGGTCTTGTTGCTTTGAAACATCAGTTAACAAATCAAATAAGTTAAACACAATATACTAGTCACCACGTATTATTCATTATGGTTaatgataaaaatgaaaaaatgtgagACTTTACCTTATTTCCATCAGCAAAGTAAGCCTGTGGGCAAACAACACATTCTcacattaaatgaaaataaactgttgATGAGCactgctctgcacacacagcaCAATAAGCTGAAGGGCTTTGGCTGACAGCTATTTTGAGAATCTGAAAACTGAACCATTGACTACCGAAAGGGGTGATGAGTGTAACTCACAGTAAAAGCATCAGTCTGCTCATCGGGCTCAATCTCCACGTCATCGAGAGCCTGTTCTACAGTCAGCTCCTCCAGCGGCTGGGGCTGAAATCATTGTTAGGACAAACAGCGCTATGACAACACGATCGGCTGAACTGGGTGACAAAggagcaaaacaaaatgtatggcAATGTTTGCTGTGAAAATAACACAGTAATTCAAAAACAGACACGGGTATTTTAGAGTTGGTTTATTTCTAACTTCAACAGTTTGCAGTTCCTGACACCCTTTACAACTGTTGAGGTGATCAAGGTCATTGATTCTAATATTATGCTTGTGCGCATACCTTTTCTTCCATTTCATATTCCACTCCAAAGATGGGATTAGCAGAGTACACCTTATGCAGAGAGTTGATTTCCTTCAGTGCATCTTGAAGCTTATCCACGGGGTCAATCTTAAACCCGAGCACGTAGCCACCGCTCTAGAAACCAAAGCACATTTGTTCATTGCTCACACTCATATTATTTCAAGTATGAAATCGTCGTACTGTGATTAAGTCCAGGTGACTTTGACtcaaacaacagagggacaaAACATTTTACCTGGCGTGAACTCTCGATCACCAAAGCCAAGCCAAATTTTGAATCTCTTATCCTGATAGACCACTTGAGGGGGAGAGACAAAAGACaatcaaaagaaatacaaacaccAACTGAAAAAGAAATCACCTGAAACAAGACCATTCGATAGGGATCATGTGCAGAGGTGCATCTGCGTCTGCGTAGGACACGCCTAAGAAAACGCACCCGTGGAAACCAAAAGAGCTGCAGTAGATCAGAGCTGCACAAACTAAAAGGAACCCTGTGCCTGCTGCTACGTGGATGAACTGTGTCTTTGTTATTGTACTTTTCCGTGCACTGTAGTAAAAGTGCTTTCTGCAATTTAAAACCCACACACAGCCACTCTCATTCAAAATAAGCAGCTGAGACTCTTGCCCCGGGAGCAAGTGTACGATAAAATTAATGGAGTTTGGAATTTATCCAGTGATCAGGTATGGGTGCTTCACTCACGTTGAAAATGTCTTTCATCAATATAGCATTTTTTACCACGAGTTTAGTAGAGTTTCTCTGACCACATACATGTTACTCGGACGAATAACTGCGTGCTCCTGAGCACATGATATGTGGTGTGTGACGTTTGATTGGACATTATGTAAACAAGGCTGGTACAGAGTCATTTCAGGTACAGGCTCAGCCATGTTACCAAAACTAATACCAATCTACATTATCTGATTTCCAAGACATTTTGATCCATTTCATCCATGAAACAAGGAAAGGGAGGACCATGTTTATTAGAACCAATCAAAAAGGCAAATATATAAAAATTTGCAAATTGTAACTGTTTCTCATTTTGTCCACACAAAACTAAGGTGGAAAGTGAGGACTAGGACGGTAAAACTTTTTAGTGTATTACTTACAATCTGAAGGTAAGGAATGCTGACATTGAAGCTCTCGTTCATATTAGCATGCCACACGATTCGAACATTGGTAATAAAGAAGGTTCCAAGGTTAccctaaaagaaagaaaaggtactCAGTTACGATTGCAAACAAATGATCTCCAGTTATCACATCAAACCTGAAGAGTACACTTGCAGTAGTAGTTTCTCAAGTTTAAAAAGGAGGGAAACCACTTGTTGCATTCCAAACATTTCATAGAATTGTACTGCTTATTAAAATGGCAATAGAAAGTATTCAACCATAATGCGTTTTAGATATATAGCTAACGCATTATTCGTCCTAGCAACATGTATGTGGTCAGAGAAACTCTACTAACCTCTTACGTGGTAAAAAATGCTATATtgataaaagacattttcaacGTGAGTGAAGCACCCATACCTGATCACTGGATAAATTCCAAACTCCATTAATTTTATCGTACACTTGCTCCCGGGGCAAGAGTCTCAGCTGCTTATTTTGAATGAGAGCGGCTCGTAATTTCAGGTCCCTGTACATTTTAGACGTCTCATAGGCCCTGTAACAAAAGCAGAAGTTTAGAAAGACATACATCTATTATAGAATGTGATCAGACAATCTAACACATTAGCACTGTTTTACCTGTGGACGGCAATAACAGAGGTAAAGAGCCGCGGACTTCCTGGAACCACATTGGTGAAAATGAACTCAAATCTTGTGTTGTTGGACTTTGTCAAGATGTAGAGCGCTTCAGTTTGACCTCTCAATTTCTGGAAAATAACATTCGATTAATTAATTATCAATTTTAAAATACGTAACATGAAAAGTATATGTTATGTGTAGAAATGTAGGAAATGCAATGTGATTATGGTCAAATGCCGTAGATTGAGTATTTATTctgtatatttttaaaatgatattaaCACAACAGCCATATGTAGAAAAACATGTTTACTTACTGAATAAGCAGTCCTTGTTGTGATGTTAATGATGGAGTTGTAACCCACAGCTGGAGAGAAAAATATGTTGATTTAGGTCGGTGAGATCATGTTTATCGTCCCCAATAA
The window above is part of the Gasterosteus aculeatus chromosome 16, fGasAcu3.hap1.1, whole genome shotgun sequence genome. Proteins encoded here:
- the bbs5 gene encoding BBSome complex member BBS5 → MASVLDALWEDRDVRFDITAQQMKTRPGEALIDCLDSIEDTKGNNGDRGRLLVTNLRIIWHSLALPRVNLSVGYNSIINITTRTAYSKLRGQTEALYILTKSNNTRFEFIFTNVVPGSPRLFTSVIAVHRAYETSKMYRDLKLRAALIQNKQLRLLPREQVYDKINGVWNLSSDQGNLGTFFITNVRIVWHANMNESFNVSIPYLQIWSIRIRDSKFGLALVIESSRQSGGYVLGFKIDPVDKLQDALKEINSLHKVYSANPIFGVEYEMEEKPQPLEELTVEQALDDVEIEPDEQTDAFTAYFADGNKQQDREPVFSEDLGLAVEKLKEGFTLQGLWEVIG
- the fastkd1 gene encoding FAST kinase domain-containing protein 1, mitochondrial encodes the protein MSAGMFRVRCVTSSLRRLLHGGAANRDPVLEQLQVCSAEDQLFDVVGKNRAKLTVNHVSKAVGMLWQFQKKKPELLRTVEVIRSHPQFLTLRVLAENKIALMDDCMLVDTLYSFLRLNVDQHDSLIQQLVSEAWLRIDRLPLASLSKFSICLSDQHLQHSPLMGHVTRIVAQRLSSIDDARILTPLMISVSYLASPRLRDALIGRAEHLLETMDPLHYNNPRRVVQFLRNVKHSPRPLLEKCNELILRNLSRLDVENIGVMMGLYQSLQFNNCDFRLAVKQRLTELIDSSTDPFSFTKLFVNLAPMASQEIRDGLENTALLLADELSAHQALVIAEALEETQSRNLSLMNKIASVIQRNLHLYKPVEVARITQALFLMQYQNPELFTKLRNILNNFLQRSVYPYEVIILTRVMSMLPNARIDEAVVSRVDAVVTQCNLNDLNTVACAIAKWVRSDPSYRHNTPSRYVRLLQTLNRCGHERLRAADRLDLVLEELKYISGEWFEEMLLEETMATLERMTGQINCTNVPELAVFLTRINHLCPPLMERIASVAIKDIDKMHHSMVYATLLPFAVMNYDPEQADELYDVCIQRFIPHISSFDPHRLVLLAYALSVADCFPEEMAREIFSIDFLRKLDAQLETLPDSLNMRTRLCLMELNRAVCLECPEFQVPWFHERYCQRLQKKGNGPVGPVQQQIHKLLGEVLGGINCVRVAVVTPYFYTLDFECTLDKQLQPLAYSEPSTLQISDRGQVHWGKSSVETIGDVLPPGAQRVAVDFLDSKSFCKNTPHMKGEALMRKRHLEILGYRVVQIPHFEWNSMELSTPDAWKEYLKKNIFKELSS
- the klhl41a gene encoding kelch-like protein 41a encodes the protein MDPQSMREDLQLFQSTLLQDGLKELLNENKLVDSVLKVGDRSIPCHRLILAACSPYFRELYFIADGKEMEQMEVVLENMDPNVMEAIVNYMYSAEIDINEDNVQDILAAASRLQIPSVFTVCVNYLQKRLSVKNCLAIYRLGLVLNSARLAMAARNHIADRFETIAKDEDFLQLSPPELFAIIGADALNVEKEEVVFETLMRWIRKDQEKRVKSLEEAFECIRFRLLPEKYFKEKVEKDDLIKADPELLKKIKVIKEAFAGKLPEGKKGEDDEEGEEGKLPGCLNDQRRYGMYAKDMVLMINDTASVAYDTQENECFLAAMAEQVPRNHVSVVSKKNILYVLGGLFVDEEDKENPLQCYFYQFDSLAAEWVALPPMPSPRCLFAVGECENLLFAVAGKDLQSNESHDTVMCYDTEKMKWTQTKKLPLNIHGHCVVSENGLVYCIGGKTDDNKATNKMFAYNHKRSEWKEVGSMKTPRSMFGAVIHNGKIVVAGGVNEEGLTATCETYDFATNKWSPFTEMPQERSSVNLVSCGGQLFTLGGFAIVENENKECGPSEVLDIWQYEDDKKQWTGLIREMRYAAGASCVSMRLNAARMPKL